The nucleotide window caaaatattttatgtatttttataatcctTTAATGTATTAGATGAACGAACTAGCACCTACTGATACAGTATCATCAGGATGCATTGGTGAATACTTTATAAGATTCGAATCATAACTGGCCTCGCTTCCACCCTCAACGAGCAATGCGGCTGCCATAGCAGCTCGCTCCTCAGCAGCACGTTCTTCAGAAATTCTAATTTCACGTTCAACATCTAGTTCTTCTTTTTCCCGTGCACGCCTCTCTTTCAATTCCATATTTtctctatattttataagacgGGCGGATAAATACTTTATGGGATCATCTGGCTGATGTAAAATAACATCAGTAATACACTGCCGTAAAGCTGTCCCTACAGCTGTTTTGAGATATTTAAAATCTTCTGTTACAGGTACATCTTCTGGACAAGGCTTTAAAACATCTAGGCAACTTTTAATACGTACAAGATTTCCTAGACCATCATTTTCATATTCGCTAACGGAATCTACTTCTCGATAAATATGTTTTCCATCGCTATTAATGTAATAGCGGCCGTAATTAtcataatagtatattatgCCATCCCGTTcttctttaattttcaataaaatacctGAACTATCCATCATATACTCACTAGCAGTATCATGCGCCTTATAAATTCGTTGTCGAGTCTTCTGATCAATAAAATATCGTCCACATTCATCATAGAAATAAATGTGCTGTTCGTCATCTTTCAACGGTACGAGTACATTGTGCTCATTTGGCTGATACAATGTTTCATCGTATGGTAGCCTGTAAATCTTTCGACTATATTCGTCTATGAAAAACGTGCCGAGGTCATCATTAAATTCCTCTTTTACATCTGCAGCACTTAGAATTGAGATAATTGATTTGTGACTTCGTTCCCCAAAAACTGCTAAATCCCATACATAGCACAATTCAGTAACTAAGCGTTCACGTTCTTCTGGTGGTAAAGCGTGATTAAAAATCCGCAGTTGGTAAAAATCTTCACAACagcaaatttcatcataattcaaatcattaaattgaaaatctGTCGTTTCTGCAAATTTCTTTAaggtagtttttaaattatcaagagAAGCAAGTCTTCTCTCCAAATAATCTTTCTTGTGCTGTAAAGCCATTAAAGCTACGGAAGTTGGATCGCTTTGTAATTTCGAAATATGGTCTtctaatgaatttattttctctAATACTTTACTTATTTCGAGATAATGGACTGCTATAGTACGTATCATTGTGCTAAAttcttttcctttaaaattttctaacaATCTCTGAACCGAAGGAGATTTTGATCTTTTTAAGTCTTCGACAATTTGTTGCAatggtttttttaaatcttcaatgTGAGTTACGTTAATATACTTGGTTAATTGATAAGCTAATTCATCGGTTATTTTATCAATCCAAAGGCAAAGTTCTTCTAAAGTATctctaatctttattttaaattcggcATCACTATCAAAGCTTCTAAagcattttaatttgtttagaaGAACTCGTGTTACTTCTTTGTGCATTTCTTCAACAATTTCTATGTCTGTTAAAAGATTAGCTTGactttcattggataaggatggTCGATgctttaacatatatttttgataatattttagacGATGGGTCATAGCATCAATGGTGAAGCTCACTGCTTGATATACTTCTTCTCTAGTAAGATCATTAGAAAGCCGTTTAGAAAACTGATCTAACTCTTTAATTGTGTATATCCAGTGGATATGAAAATCAactattatatcaattatttccgTTTTTGAACCACCCTGAAGAGCTGATCGCATTGAACacattgtattaaatatgttatcagAATAATCCAGTCTGGTAAGAAAAATTACTGGTGtttcatagaaatattttattaattttgatatatcgaAAAGAAATTCTATACCTTTTTTATCAtccattgttattttaaaagaacgTCGAgccatattatttaatgattttattaaccTTGAAGTTACGTGGCttacaagttttatttcaaaaaaatatttagtaaatgtgtcaattctttttatttataatttatatttttattaaggagATCGATAAACTAATTTAGtagtattattgtaaattaccACGTGCCCTTAGTaggaaaaagtaatattttaattatttagaacgGTAACCCTACCGCGTCTACGATTTGTTTCTGAAAAGGTCGTCGATGACTTAGCgattatacaaaattacaaagaAATTGTAGCTGTTGTTGTGTCATTTTAATATACGTTTTTTAAGTAGTAAACATATACATTATGGCCGGAGCAATGTTATTCGAGAGGTCACGAGTCTCATCGTCGAACAGAGACGAAGACGTTCGCATGACTGACAAAATGATTAGCACAGGAGAGCTGCCTGAAGATGACGAGGAAAACATTAGAGCGAAAGAACAAGGCATATTGAATCTCGGCGAGAAATACAAGAAAGAAGGTAAAGCCAAGGAACTCGCAGAATTGATCAAGGCTACTAGACCATTTCTCAGTTTGATAAGTAAGGCGAAGGCAGCAAAATTAGTGCGGTCACTCGTAGACTTCTTCTTGGATTTGGAAGCCGGCATAGGAATTGAAGTTCAGTTGTGCAAAGAGTGTATAGAATGGGCAAAGGAAGAACGCCGTACATTTCTGCGACAGTCCCTGGAGGCGAGGCTTATCGCTCTGTATTTCGACACAGGTATGTACACAGAAGCTCTAGACTTAGCCACAGCACTTTTGAAAGAGTTAAAGAAGTTAGATGACAAAAATTTGTTAGTTGAAGTACTTCTTTTAGAGAGTAAAACTTATCATGCTCTTAGTAATTTACCTAAAGCGCGTGCCTCCTTGACATCAGCAAGAACAACGGCAAATGCTATCTATTGTCCTCCAAAAATGCAGGCTGCTCTCGACTTACAATCTGGAATACTTCATGCTGCAGATGAGAGAGACTTTAAAACTGCTTACTCATACTTTTATGAAGCTTTTGAAGGATATGATGGAGCGGACAGTCCTAAGGCTTTAACTGCTCTGAAATATATGTTGTTGTCTAAAATTATGCTCAATCAAGCTGAAGAAGTGGCAACTGTTTGTAGTAGTAAAGCTGCTCTTAAATATGCCGGAAAAGATTTGGAAGCTATGAGAGCTGTAGCAACTGCATCTCACAAAAGATCTCTGGCCGATTTCCAAACtgcattaaaaacttataaaccaGAGCTTGAAGAAGATGCAGTTGTGCGTGCCCATCTCGGAGCACTGTATGACACCATGTTGGAACAAAACTTATGTCGCATTGTGGAGCCTTATATGAGAGTTCAAGTTGACCATGTAGCTAAATGTATCCGTTTGCCAGTTGTTCAAGTAGAGAAGAAATTATCGCAGATGATCCTTGATAAAAAATTGAATGGCATACTGGATCAGGGTGAGGGTGTTCTGATTGTTTTTGACGAGTCACCTTTGGAGAAGACGTATGAGACAGTTTTAGAAACAATCCACCACATGAGCAAAGTTGTCGATACACTCTACCAGAAAGCTAAAAAACTCTCATAGGCCTGTGTAAATTTGTTGtagcattaaatataaaatatatatcaaataaccttaaattttcagttcaaataattgtaaattaatgctatttttaaatGCTAAATTTCATTAACACAATAATATCCTTATTAAAGCTAAACAGTGAGTTGTTACAGAGAATATCCCtattccttttttattaaatctaaaaatgttactcagttaaaatatgtaatactaatttcattttatctttttttttaacttaagctagtgacaaattgtaatattctgttttttttgaGAATAAAATGTGTTCTCTAAATGCTGTTTTTATCACCTTACACCCACAACTAAAATTTCGaaagtcattttattttgaGCATTGGCACAGTTCTATATCCTAATTTACATATTTGAGTCATCAAGTACAGAGTACACTGCACTCTAGTATACATTGACCTTAGAATGGGCTGTGCATAATATTGCTATAACTGTATCCTTGATAAGTTTTCATATAAACAACGaaacataaaaattgttaataatttgtatgatgATAATGACAGCAGTTTTCATTCTGGAGATTCAAATGTTtccaatgattttattttggtaGTAAATTTTTGTAGTTGTTTAGTTGTAGTAAAGTTTAGAAATAATCTACAGGGTTTGTCTCATGTGACTAAAGgtaatatgcaaatattatgaGTTGACTTATTTGacttatgaaaataaactagttttgtatagaataatttatttattaaaaaaaaaaacagtttaaggTACAGAATGCATCGCAGTAGAAAAATCACATATGGTATCActtttgtttctataatatttaaaatattaaaaatttttgtttatgcaCTAAGTTATTGttgttacataattaatacCCGCAATGTCTTGCAGGTTTTTAATATCTATGCAGTAActtcaactaaaatatttaaacaacaataacaagtgttcagttttttttttgcaagttaaaatttaaaatcaatgatacattaattaaaaaatgtgctaaattaaatattgtataagttttgcaaatatgaattaatttttgacCATTGAACcctaaaaaattcaaaaatcagGATTATTTAATTTCGTGATATTTTAACAgttggataatatttttaagttctatttcagatataaatttatataataatcgatcaaattatatacttatcatTAAAAGTTTCATACACATTTATTCAAAGTTTTATCAATGTTAAAAGTTATTCAACTGATAAGAATACATTATTACATAGCATTATTTCTTAAGTTAAACTCTTCAGTGTCTTGGGGAACCTCCCAGCGAGGGTTCCAGAAGCCATCGGGTGTTTTCGGCCTGATGGGATTATTCTTACCTCGATGTTTGGAACACTCATCCATTTTTTTCGCGAGCATATCTACGTCGTCTTTGTAGAGTTCGTCGTAGAActgtaaatgaaaattaatcttTGATCTATGTCAGGTCATTTGTAACTTAAAACGCATTGAGTCTATTCCGATCGCAGTAAAAGCACATAAACAGCTTTGACattgaaataacataatttcattggtcgagttttttaataatctgtgtatataattatgacgtATGTATATCTGTGAAGTTGTTatcagaactttggaagtaaaattaaagtgggtataGGTAGATAGGTAAAATCGTTTTGtacttataaacattatacttaaattaattaatatagaattgttttttggacataatatagcagatatattagcaaatcgcattgAAAACGTATATCTAaggtgtttctttttttatctaaaCTACTATTGAAATAAACTATACGCACATCCTGAACTatgtagatacatatatacatcagTTAGTTATTTAGGAAATATTTCCAATACCAGTTCACAAGTTGCAACTACACAATTACAAACTTGCTTACATagtcataatatgttatattaccaagacataaataaaaagaagtcccactgctggacttagGCTTCTtattttgaggagaaagtttggagcttattccacttcGCTGCTCTAatacggtttggtggatacatataAAGAATTCAGTGATCCTGGTGCGGAACCGCTAGGCCAATACTACTTTGTtccgttaaatttatttagcagaatttaattttaacaaaacaataacaactCTATCTCTAGGGCTGGTTCTCACGTTTTTACACTCCTCACAGCTCCAGCCGGGCAGAGCGCGTTTCTCGGCTTTCTTTCGTAGAACTGGCTCCTTGTAAACTGGCTCTATGTTACATTttatcctataaaaaaaaaaaaaattaaaaaatatcttaaaagagTTATGCCCAAAAGAGGTACATAAAATACACGACTTTGCTGCTTGGAGAAGGGGAAGCGATCAGctagtacttagtattgatttaaaaaaaaaaaatttttaaaatttcaaataggCAATATGCAGGTttacgagcaaatgggctacccgATGGGTGGTAACGGtcaccaccaaacagcaatacttagtattgttatgtttcgatttgaagggtgagtgagccagtgtaacaacaggtacaagggacataacattttagttccgaaggttggtggcattGGTGTACATTTTGTATTGGGAATGGATATTATATCTTatagtgtcaatgtctatgggcggtggtgaccacttaccatcaggtgggctaTTTGACCGTCCGCATACctagtacataaaaaaaacattacccATAGACATCATCActggaaatataaacaaactaataTATACGTcgttcttatataaataattatacggtCGTAATcgtcaatgcgccgccaacgttgggaactaagattttataatcCTTTTATTCGTAGTTACTCAGACTCACTCGCCCTACAAAagggaacacgacaatactaaatgTTGCTATTTTGCGGTCGTATAcgtgttgatttttttatggtatttgttggcggacgagcatatgggccacccgatggtaagtggtcaccaccgcccatagacaaaggcgctgtaagaaatattaactattccttacatcacctatgcgtcaccaaccttgggaactaagatgttatgtcccttgtgcctgtgattacacgggctcactcacccttctaaccggaacacaacaatacagagttctgttatttggcggtagaatatctgatgagtgggtggtacctacccagacgggcttgcacagagccctaccaccaagtaagtaatGAGAGGTAACTTATAAAGGCGGACTTGCACAATGCCTTACCATAAAGTATCTATGAAATCGAGATGATCATACCTTTTAGAGATTTCGGTCTTCGCTTCTATGTGGCCAATACCCTGTAGTATCGACACGCTGGACTGAGTGTCGGCGAGTTTCTGGGTATTTATCAAGTTCACGTTCTCAACCAGGGGACGTTTGTGCGGACTGTAACagtatcaaaaatcaaaatataattcataatctACACCCTTACAATAAATTCTTAAAGGAGATTCTTCATAGAATCTTGGCCCAGCGTGGACaacaaaatatagataaatatagatataacagATCTAATTCAGTTTTTCAATATCCTTACTATACTATAGTTAAATGCAGCCATAAATTAACATTCCTTTTTTACGAATTATTGCTTGATAAGGTGACGAATGTTCAATTACTAAttagaattacatataaaatttatatattttgttaaaaaattcaaTGCACAAGACGACTTTCCACGGTGGACCCAGAATGGATATTTTGTACCTACGATGAAAatcctgtaagaaatattgttcATGCGATTAGAACTACACTAACCCTCCCTAAAACTGGAACACAccaatagtaagtattgctgattcGCAGAAtaagaggggggggggggcgttTCAGACGATCTTGCACTAAGTTagcaataagtaaaatattaacctCACCTATTAACTCTCTTAATCTTTTCGTCGATCTTCTTAACATGCTGAAGTAGGGAAATACTCTCATCAGCGCAGTGAGTTTCGTCGTTTAGTTTATCTTCCATTTTTAATGGTGATTTGaacctatatattaaaatatcaaagtttTAATGCGTTCAAAAACTATgtactctaaaataaaaaacttatttacttaatttatataatttaaaaatgaattgattatgttatgtctctattgttatatttacagctaacatttttttttattttacgtaccTTTAAAATTGTTCCCTTGTGTAAAAGAAAacgtaaaaattaattaaattcgtcgttctttatacaaaaaaaaagaacagcAGATTAGATTAGAGGTGAGAAGCCGAGCCGAAAATTACAATCAGCGGTCTAACCCGAACTAAATCGCATTTTTTTACGTTAGAATGAGTGCTGaacgattaaattataaaaattttgttttaagaaattttgttctgtcttaatcaaaatcaatatattctttgttcaagtaaactgtaacgtaattaaaaattttataatctttactGACACACcggatcttctcggtagaatctacttagcgaatcggtggtagctttacatttaatccaACACTGTTACACGACGATTCAAAACgatttttatgagcctacttcattaaaaaatatttattttgtataatttgtattggCTGAATGTACCAGGTCACTGGTTGAACGgtgatatttagtaaaaaaaaaaatgacgaggCTGTTAATTGTAAGGCTTTTGAAAGTGTATAGAATAtgctcatataatatatattgtatatagtaCTCGGTACAACAtgaatcttattaatatatttttagtgaaaaaTTGTGAAAGAAGGGTGACTTCAAACAGTACATCAAAATAGCTACAGCATTATGTTTCTCATAGTTTTCTCTGGAAATAAAACTTtcttcgtaaataaacatagtcTACTTGTCTTTTTgtgttgtcgctcgcggcttcgatggcgttttaggggttggtcgacCTTGGAGTTTAATCTTGCCTAAtacgaatttcatcaaattcggtttagtggtttaacagacagacaaagttgtTTCCACAtgtataatatcagtatagatttaAGAAAAAGTAAACACAAACCTATTCGGGTActgttttaacaaattaatcgaTTGCTCAACTTCTTTCTTCGTAACTTGTCCGGGGAACATGTTCTCCGTATCGCGATCCTTGGTCTCGAGTTCCATCTTGATCTTCGTGACTGACGATGGTTTTGTGAACTTACTTGGACTctcttttataattgatttaaaactggaaatgtttgattttatgtcaaataaattcTTTTAAACACGTATTGGCCTTCTActcaaataatattgaaatatacttgtatcatacttttctttaatttttatatattttctcattgactcataaaaatataaatatagtggAATTGAgtttatatgtgtatgttaACGCACACATATGTACAGATTATGTCCATCGCTGTTCACTGacttgttagaaatattttttagtttataccATAGACTACTGTATACGGTTATGCTATTGAGATATCATTTAGTTTAACACGAATTTATCTATCTGTCGTCATGAAATAGACATTTGAAGGAATATAACAGCATTATTGaactgatatttttaattccctttaaacaaaattcatagGTAGTGTAAATACACTTATAACACTTACATAGGTAACTGGACCACTGGACCACTCGTAGGTGATGGTAATATTGTATCATCGTTTTCTAGCACCTCCTTTTTAATGTTGCactga belongs to Vanessa tameamea isolate UH-Manoa-2023 chromosome 13, ilVanTame1 primary haplotype, whole genome shotgun sequence and includes:
- the LOC113398030 gene encoding uncharacterized protein LOC113398030 isoform X1 encodes the protein MGATVEINSFSKTFPICKTTAVESNLQQTLTIFKELVMEFQELYTENQNYRSLYLMRNKNSESQTCKTCEELRNNISIKDEILDSVVSALNKLSRTRDFNIIDTIFKLINGDSNIISSPKDNKCRVDEMVTSPLKEESFNDVSHEESVSEIKGTTGRKSPIIQSKKLKSNTTHSLSLKDKKKCPESWPTPETKCIKLSYPTPTRNKPSGRLKQARLNLVKMKTTSVVDLTCSPELGRSYSAVNMQCNIKKEVLENDDTILPSPTSGPVVQLPIFKSIIKESPSKFTKPSSVTKIKMELETKDRDTENMFPGQVTKKEVEQSINLLKQYPNRFKSPLKMEDKLNDETHCADESISLLQHVKKIDEKIKRVNSPHKRPLVENVNLINTQKLADTQSSVSILQGIGHIEAKTEISKRIKCNIEPVYKEPVLRKKAEKRALPGWSCEECKNFYDELYKDDVDMLAKKMDECSKHRGKNNPIRPKTPDGFWNPRWEVPQDTEEFNLRNNAM
- the LOC113398030 gene encoding uncharacterized protein LOC113398030 isoform X2; this encodes MGATVEINSFSKTFPICKTTAVESNLQQTLTIFKVSALNKLSRTRDFNIIDTIFKLINGDSNIISSPKDNKCRVDEMVTSPLKEESFNDVSHEESVSEIKGTTGRKSPIIQSKKLKSNTTHSLSLKDKKKCPESWPTPETKCIKLSYPTPTRNKPSGRLKQARLNLVKMKTTSVVDLTCSPELGRSYSAVNMQCNIKKEVLENDDTILPSPTSGPVVQLPIFKSIIKESPSKFTKPSSVTKIKMELETKDRDTENMFPGQVTKKEVEQSINLLKQYPNRFKSPLKMEDKLNDETHCADESISLLQHVKKIDEKIKRVNSPHKRPLVENVNLINTQKLADTQSSVSILQGIGHIEAKTEISKRIKCNIEPVYKEPVLRKKAEKRALPGWSCEECKNFYDELYKDDVDMLAKKMDECSKHRGKNNPIRPKTPDGFWNPRWEVPQDTEEFNLRNNAM
- the LOC113397887 gene encoding 26S proteasome non-ATPase regulatory subunit 11 yields the protein MAGAMLFERSRVSSSNRDEDVRMTDKMISTGELPEDDEENIRAKEQGILNLGEKYKKEGKAKELAELIKATRPFLSLISKAKAAKLVRSLVDFFLDLEAGIGIEVQLCKECIEWAKEERRTFLRQSLEARLIALYFDTGMYTEALDLATALLKELKKLDDKNLLVEVLLLESKTYHALSNLPKARASLTSARTTANAIYCPPKMQAALDLQSGILHAADERDFKTAYSYFYEAFEGYDGADSPKALTALKYMLLSKIMLNQAEEVATVCSSKAALKYAGKDLEAMRAVATASHKRSLADFQTALKTYKPELEEDAVVRAHLGALYDTMLEQNLCRIVEPYMRVQVDHVAKCIRLPVVQVEKKLSQMILDKKLNGILDQGEGVLIVFDESPLEKTYETVLETIHHMSKVVDTLYQKAKKLS